A region of the Clostridium sp. AN503 genome:
CGTTTAAGGCAGCTGTTGATCCTGTGTATGATAAGCTTGGCTATGCAGAGTTGAGGGAGCAGCTGTATAAGGAGATTGGAAAAATAAATTAGTGTTGAGTTTTGATCCTGAGATAAGTTTGCAATGTAGAGAGGAAGCTTTAAGATGAAGAAAATATCTGCTGTAATTTTGAAGACAGAGGAGCTTCTGGCTGGTGCAATGTTGTGCATGATTGCAGTTCTGGTGTTCTGGTCCGCAGTGGCCAGAACAATTGGAATGCCGGTGAACTGGGCACAGGACGTTTCATTGCTGGCATTTGGATGGCTGACATTTATTGGCTCGGACATCATCATCAAGAGCGGAAGTTTGATCCGCATTGATATGTTGACCAATAAGTTCCCAAAGCTGGTTCAGAAAGCGCTGATGCTTGTATTTGATTTCTTTATGCTGTTGTTTTTGCTGAT
Encoded here:
- a CDS encoding TRAP transporter small permease, producing MKKISAVILKTEELLAGAMLCMIAVLVFWSAVARTIGMPVNWAQDVSLLAFGWLTFIGSDIIIKSGSLIRIDMLTNKFPKLVQKALMLVFDFFMLLFLLILIVYGFLLVSQSWNRTFNTLKMSYAWCTLAVPVGSLLMFFSMIGKLIGDIKRPVKEWGVNEC